A genomic region of Microtus ochrogaster isolate Prairie Vole_2 chromosome 15, MicOch1.0, whole genome shotgun sequence contains the following coding sequences:
- the Ift27 gene encoding intraflagellar transport protein 27 homolog isoform X1, protein MVKLAAKCILAGDPAVGKTALVQMFRSDGTHFQKNYTLTTGVDLVVKTVPVLDTNDSVELFIFDSAGKELFSEMLDKLWENPNVLCLVYDVTNEQSFNSCTKWLEKVRAQTPGTFLPGVLVGTKTDLAGRRTVDTAQAQAWALGQGLEFFETSVKEMDNYEAPFHCLAKQFHQLYREKVDMFHTLV, encoded by the exons ATGGTGAAGCTAGCAGCCAAATGCATCCTGGCAG gagatccagctgtaggcaaGACAGCCCTGGTGCAGATGTTCCGCAGCGACGGGACCCATTTCCAGAAGAACTACACTCTG ACAACAGGTGTGGATTTGGTGGTGAAGACAGTGCCAGTTCTTGACACAAATGACAGTGTG GAACTCTTCATTTTTGACTCTGCCGGCAAGGAGCTGTTCTCTGAAATGCTGGATAAATTG TGGGAAAACCCCAACGTCCTGTGTCTCGTCTACGATGTGACCAATGAGCAGTCCTTCAACAGCTGCACCAAGTGGCTGGAGAAGGTGCGGGCCCAGACTCCGGGTACCTTCCTCCCAG GTGTTTTAGTGGGGACTAAGACAGACCTGGCTGGCCGACGAACAGTGGATACTGCGCAGGCCCAGGCGTGGGCACTGGGTCAAGGCCTGGAATTCTTTGAAACATCTGTG AAGGAGATGGACAATTATGAAGCCCCATTCCACTGTCTGGCCAAGCAGTTCCACCAGCTGTACCGGGAGAAGGTAGACATGTTCCATACCCTGGTGTGA
- the Ift27 gene encoding intraflagellar transport protein 27 homolog isoform X2 gives MVKLAAKCILAGDPAVGKTALVQMFRSDGTHFQKNYTLELFIFDSAGKELFSEMLDKLWENPNVLCLVYDVTNEQSFNSCTKWLEKVRAQTPGTFLPGVLVGTKTDLAGRRTVDTAQAQAWALGQGLEFFETSVKEMDNYEAPFHCLAKQFHQLYREKVDMFHTLV, from the exons ATGGTGAAGCTAGCAGCCAAATGCATCCTGGCAG gagatccagctgtaggcaaGACAGCCCTGGTGCAGATGTTCCGCAGCGACGGGACCCATTTCCAGAAGAACTACACTCTG GAACTCTTCATTTTTGACTCTGCCGGCAAGGAGCTGTTCTCTGAAATGCTGGATAAATTG TGGGAAAACCCCAACGTCCTGTGTCTCGTCTACGATGTGACCAATGAGCAGTCCTTCAACAGCTGCACCAAGTGGCTGGAGAAGGTGCGGGCCCAGACTCCGGGTACCTTCCTCCCAG GTGTTTTAGTGGGGACTAAGACAGACCTGGCTGGCCGACGAACAGTGGATACTGCGCAGGCCCAGGCGTGGGCACTGGGTCAAGGCCTGGAATTCTTTGAAACATCTGTG AAGGAGATGGACAATTATGAAGCCCCATTCCACTGTCTGGCCAAGCAGTTCCACCAGCTGTACCGGGAGAAGGTAGACATGTTCCATACCCTGGTGTGA